In Lathyrus oleraceus cultivar Zhongwan6 chromosome 2, CAAS_Psat_ZW6_1.0, whole genome shotgun sequence, the DNA window aaagttagattagtaacaatacacaattgttagacagtaacgacacgacaactggccggacagaccgacctgctctgataccactaatgtaacacccttctaaaattccccaaatatttaattagaataacaatatatcaatcagagtaatacgcaattaagggtgtcacacaatcatttcacgCCATTCatcataataactgtcatgctcttttattatatcaaaacataaagcattgcaaaatacgcagcggatagagatcaaatcgatcattcaacacatgtaacacattacatgtaaaattatgcaacaaggtaaaacatcccgtcccgatgttacatctatcagagcatgacccactaaggagactacactagactccaagcactagcttctactcaatcactgctcgttacctgaaaaatagttgtaagggtgagttcctcaatcgatataaaaagcattataaaatatcatgtcatgttaagtaatttgacacattaatcaccctaatcacatcacacattcagtaacggcacatcaactcaacgtcatactcaatatcaacacaagCACCACTGCTCAATTAAGTTAAATActcatacaacaaaccaacaaaatgcaactctaaggagactcgactcgtcatgcatgtggtaccatttggagtaaaactcccaacttaaaatttgccaatttaacgaggcatcaaggcttaagccttcaactttcaacttttgccaatccaggccaacgtggtgtgagcaaagctccgacttaatgcatatgaattccgacaacatgataacaatagcaacacaacaatgtcttcaacataatcaacttataatcaactttgacatacacgactttaaattccgacaacaggataataatagcaacacaacaatgttttcaacataatcaacttataatcaactttgacatAAACTAAGTACTatataattccattccaaaacgtacacaagattcaattatcaatttttttctcttttccacagtgttaaccggttaacgccctgggttaaccggttaacgcagacagaacacgctttctggcaaaactcaacagtgttaaccggttaacgccctgggttaaccggttaacgcaggcagaacaacaatatttccacaactcacaacagtgttaaccggttaacgccctgggttaaccggttaacgcaagacagaaagctgttcctgcgctaacacgaagcagaatgcagaattctccgcattttccgccgttggaggacttccggacctccgattccaattccgtaaaaagcgatacgctcggggaatcacgactcacacaattaccgattcaatcacagcttaaacacaatttattcatcacaaattttcagcactcatcatcccaattagggtcaattcaacggtttatcactacccattacatgttaatctataatacccattaaacgacgataaaccccccttacctgaattaatccggcgaatctttaagcttcaagcttttctcttctccaaccttcttcctattgctctgctctttgcccttttcctcttttcagccgtttctctgcttttcacgtaaaaccctctttaccaaaaaatggaactctttttccttatttccaacttatatattttccaataattattattccaataataataataataatagtccaataattccaattattttaattaaattaataaatataatattaacttaaattaaataattatcttatttttatcggggtgttacaactctcccccactaaaagagttttcgtcctcgaaaacatacctcaagcgaatagctccggataagactccttcatctgactctcaagttgccatgtcatgctttcgcccgcagctcctgaccaaacgactttaaccaacacaatctcttttcctcgaagagtctttgtgtcacgatcttcaactcgtacaggctttgtctccattgttaaattatcccgcacttgcacatcatccatactaaccacatgagacggatctgagacatacttccgaagctgcgacacatggaatacatcatgcaaattcgaaagattaggtggtaatgccatccgataagcaacttttccaacccgttctaagatttgatacggaccaatgaagcgaggagtgagctttttagacttcaaagccctcccaacaccggtcacaggcgtgactctcaaaaacacatggtcaccagcttgaaattcCAATTCCTTCCtccgcttgtcatggtaactcttctgcctactctgagaagctttcatcttctctcggataaacttcactttctcggtagtttctcgaactaactctggtccaagtactacaccctcaccagattcgtgccaacacaacggagttctacatctacgaccatacaatgcttcaaaaggcgccattccgatactagaatggtaactattattatatgtgaactcgatcaatggaagataagtgtcccacgaacctccttgttcaagaacacaagctctcagtaaatcttccaatgactgaatagttctctctgtttggccatcagtttgaggatgatatgccgaactcaacctcaacttagagcccaacgaatcttgcagacttttccaaaatcccgatgtaaacctcggatctctgtccgacacaatacacagaggaacaccatgcaactttacaattactcggatgtaaatctctgccaacttcgcaattgggtaagtgatgttaataggtatgaagtgagccgacttcgtgagcctatcaacgatcacccaaatcgaatcatgccctcTTAAAGTAGCAGGCAAccccgttacaaagtccatagaaattctatcccatttccactctggaacttccaacggttgcatcaacccagcaggcttctgatgctcaatcttcgacttctgacaagttaagcacgcatacacaaaacgagccacatctcctttcattccgggccaccaaaatattttcttcaaatcctgatacattttagtagctcctggatgaatactcaaactgcttctatgaccctcttctagaatgcttcttttcaaaatcgcgtcgtcaggaatacaaattctttcccctaattttagcacacctctcgcatcaatcttaaagtcactcttctctgattgaccacaacgattaaggatatctactaatttcacatccaatttctgtgcctctcggatgctatccataaaatcattattaatctttagcattcctagcattacactctgcggtgttacttcgcaaaccaaactcatatcacgaagttgctcaattaattccaactccttaatcatcattgctgacacatgcaaggtcttcctacttaaagcatcggccacaacatttcttttcctggatgataattcaacccgaaatcataatccttaagcaattctagccacctacgttgtctcatgttcaactctttctgatcaaaaagatactttaaacttttatgatcgctgaaaacttcaaatctggaaccataaaggtaatgcctccagatttttaacacaaacaccacagcagcaagttcaagatcatgcgtaggatagttcttttcatgaattcttaactgtcgcgacgcataagcaattactttattattttgcatgagcacacctcccaagcccatcaatgaagcatcacagtagattataaacggttcctccggatttggcaaagtcaaaaccggcgccgacgtcaatctcctttttaattcattaaaaccctcttcgcactgaacatcccacacgaaagctttacccttacaagttaatttagtcaacggaagtgctaacttagaaaatccttcaataaaccttctataatatccagctaaccccaaaaagcttctaatctcggtaaccgacttaggagtctcccattgcaatacagcttctaccttagaaggatctacagcaataccttttcctgaaattacatggccgagaaaactgacttctcttaaccaaaattcacacttggacagcttcgcatacaatttcttatctttcaaaacatccaacactaatctcaaatgttccttgtgctcttcttcggacttagagtaaatcaaaatatcatcaataaatactaccacaaaatgatccagataagtatggaaaatacgattcatgtattccataaatactcccggcgcattagtcacaccgaaaggcatcacagaatactcataatgtccataccgagttctgaacgctgtcttctggatgtcttcatctttcactttgatctgatgatagcccgatctcaaatcaattttactgaacacacaagcacccactaattgatccatcaaatcatatattctcggtagtggatacttattcttgatcgttactttattcaattgtctataatcgatacaaagcctcatactaccatctttcttctttactagcaacactggagctccccacggtgacacacttggtcttataaacttcttctcaagtaagtcttccaattgcttctttaattcacacaattcagatgccgacattctatacggtgccatcgaaacaggcctagtaccaggcaccaaatcaatagtaaatttaacttccctctctggcggcacactaggaatttcatcaggaaaaacttcagggaattctttcaccactaacagttcctctatcttagctttactctcaaccgacaacgtcgccatcaaagaaaacatctgagctccctctttcatcaattttcgcaattctctgaaaggtaataagtcaactccttcctcttcaggagtggaaaacctcaccgacttatgatgacaatttatatgaacataattatactccatccagttcataccaagaattacatccatcccacccaacggcaaacatactaaatcaacatagaaatctttatcgaagatcgacaaaggacaatttaaacacACCAAGGAAGTAGTTGttgatcccttagctggggtctcaacaatcaattcaccattcaaagcggacaattttaaacccagtcttcgagcacagttagcagaaataaaacagtgtgtagcaccggtatcaataatagtaattaaaggagtaccatttatgaaacatgtacctcggataagtctgtcctcactggaggtttgagttccggtcaatgcgaacacctttccagtttgagatttctttggcttctgacactgacttccaatatgcccttcttcgccacaattaaaacaaatcatttccttgtgcttgcaatcagctattgcatggccagtcttaccacagcgaaaacacctctttacttcagcagtgcatacattactcttatgaccagcctgaccacatttgaagcaaactataccagcaggagcacctcccctactagtcctctgagccggagcagctccttgtttcccttttcccactggagcatcatacggcttgccacgattttgatgttgcttgcccctgcggtcactgacaatcttgtaatgagcattattgtcttcttcaaatatcctgcagctatccaccaattcagtaaaaatgcgtattttctgatacccaacagccttcttaatttcagagcgcagtccgttctcaaacttgatgcactttgaaaattcagcaccagcaccagtgtaatgaggataaaatttggacaactccacaaattttgcagcataatcagtgacagacaagtttccttgcttcagctcaaggaactcaatttctttcttaccacggacatcctccggataatactttctcatgaattccctacggaatacatcccaagtaatgacttcacctgctacggtcaacctctcgtaagtctctagccaccagtcatcagcttcgactgctagcatgtgagtaccataccgaaccttctgagctggagtgcaatccataacccggaagattctctcgatctctttcaaccatcccaaggctgcatctgggtcatgcttccctttaaacaccggcggattctctctttgaaaagtcgccaagctacgtgatccagcatctccaccagcatttggcaagttctgcacagcttgtgccatcgcttgcattgcggcagccattgcagcgtcattccttccagccatttcaacttatcaccacaacacaacttaaaagttagattagtaacaatacacaattgttagacagtaacgacacgacaactggccggacagaccgacctgctctgataccactaatgtaacacccttctaaaattcccaaatatttaattagaataacaatatatcaatcagagtaatacgcaattaagggtgtcacacaatcatttcacgCCATTCatcataataactgtcatgctcttttattatatcaaaacataaagcattgcaaaatacgcagcggatagagatcaaatcgatcattcaacacatgtaacacattacatgtaaaattatgcaacaaggtaaaacatcccgtcccgatgttacatctatcagagcatgacccactaaggagactacactagactccaagcactagcttctactcaatcactgctcgttacctgaaaaatagttgtaagggtgagttcctcaatcgatataaaaagcattataaaatatcatgtcatgttaagtaatttgacacattaatcaccctaatcacatcacacattcagtaacggcacatcaactcaacgtcatactcaatatcaacacaagCACCACTGCTCAATTAAGTTAAATActcatacaacaaaccaacaaaatgcaactctaaggagactcgactcgtcatgcatgtggtaccatttggagtaaaactcccaacttaaaatttgccaatttaacgaggcatcaaggcttaagccttcaactttcaacttttgccaatccaggccaacgtggtgtgagcaaagctccgacttaatgcatatgaattccgacaacatgataacaatagcaacacaacaatgtcttcaacataatcaacttataatcaactttgacatacacgactttaaattccgacaacaggataataatagcaacacaacaatgttttcaacataatcaacttataatcaactttgacatAAACTAAGTACTatataattccattccaaaacgtacacaagattcaattatcaatttttttctctttttccacagtgttaaccggttaacgccctgggttaaccggttaacgcagacagaacacgctttctggcaaaactcaacagtgttaaccggttaacgccctgggttaaccggttaacgcaggcagaacaacaatatttccacaactcacaacagtgttaaccggttaacgccctgggttaaccggttaacgcaagacagaaagctgttcctgcgctaacacgaagcagaatgcagaattctccgcattttccgccgttggaggacttccggacctccgattccaattccgtaaaaagcgatacgctcggggaatcacgactcacacaattaccgatTCAATCACAGCTTAAACACAAttattcatcacaaattttcagcactcatcatcccaattagggtcaattcaacggtttatcactacccattacatgttaatctataatacccattaaacgacgataaaccccccttacctgaattaatccggcgaatctttaagcttcaagcttttctcttctccaaccttcttcctattgctctgctctttgcccttttcctcttttcagccgtttctctgcttttcacgtaaaaccctctttaccaaaaaatggaactctttttccttatttccaacttatatattttccaataattattattccaataataataataataatagtccaataattccaattattttaattaaattaataaatataatattaacttaaattaaataattatcttatttttatcggggtgttacaactctcccccactaaaagagttttcgtcctcgaaaacatacctcaagcgaatagctccggataagactccttcatctgactctcaagttgccatgtcatgctttcgcccgcagctcctgaccaaacgactttaaccaacacaatctcttttcctcgaagagtctttgtgtcacgatcttcaactcgtacaggctttgtctccattgttaaattatcccgcacttgtacatcatccatactaaccacatgagacggatctgagacatacttccgaagctgcgacacatggaatacatcatgcaaattcgaaagattaggtggtaatgccatccgataagcaacttttccaacccgttctaagatttgatacggaccaatgaagcgaggagtgagctttttagacttcaaagccctcccaacaccggtcacaggcgtgactctcaaaaacacatggtcaccagcttgaaattcCAATTCCTTCCtccgcttgtcatggtaactcttctgcctactctgagaagctttcatcttctctcggataaacttcactttctcggtagtttctcgaactaactctggtccaagtactacaccctcaccagattcgtgccaacacaacggagttctacatctacgaccatacaatgcttcaaaaggcgccattccgatactagaatggtaactattattatatgtgaactcgatcaatggaagataagtgtcccacgaacctccttgttcaagaacacaagctctcagtaaatcttccaatgactgaatagttctctctgtttggccatcagtttgaggatgatatgccgaactcaacctcaacttagagcccaacgaatcttgcagacttttccaaaatcccgatgtaaacctcggatctctgtccgacacaatacacagaggaacaccatgcaactttacaattactcggatgtaaatctctgccaacttcgcaattgggtaagtgatgttaataggtatgaagtgagccgacttcgtgagcctatcaacgatcacccaaatcgaatcatgccctcTTAAAGTAGCAGGCAAcccgttacaaagtccatagaaattctatcccatttccactctggaacttccaacggttgcatcaacccagcaggcttctgatgctcaatcttcgacttctgacaagttaagcacgcatacacaaaacgagccacatctcctttcattccgggccaccaaaatattttcttcaaatcctgatacattttagtagctcctggatgaatactcaaactgcttctatgaccctcttctagaatgcttcttttcaaaatcgcgtcgtcaggaatacaaattctttcccctaattttagcacacctctcgcatcaatcttaaagtcactcttctctgattgaccacaacgattaaggatatctactaatttcacatccaa includes these proteins:
- the LOC127122425 gene encoding uncharacterized protein LOC127122425; this encodes MAGRNDAAMAAAMQAMAQAVQNLPNAGGDAGSRSLATFQRENPPVFKGKHDPDAALGWLKEIERIFRVMDCTPAQKVRYGTHMLAVEADDWWLETYERLTVAGEVITWDVFRREFMRKYYPEDVRGKKEIEFLELKQGNLSVTDYAAKFVELSKFYPHYTGAGAEFSKCIKFENGLRSEIKKAVGYQKIRIFTELVDSCRIFEEDNNAHYKIVSDRRGKQHQNRGKPYDAPVGKGKQGAAPAQRTSRGGAPAGIVCFKCGQAGHKSNVCTAEVKRCFRCGKTGHAIADCKHKEMICFNCGEEGHIGSQCQKPKKSQTGKVFALTGTQTSSEDRLIRGTCFINGTPLITIIDTGATHCFISANCARRLGLKLSALNGELIVETPAKGSTTTSLVCLNCPLSIFDKDFYVDLVCLPLGGMDVILGMNWMEYNYVHINCHHKSVRFSTPEEEGVDLLPFRELRKLMKEGAQMFSLMATLSVESKAKIEELLVVKEFPEVFPDEIPSVPPEREVKFTIDLVPGTRPVSMAPYRMSASELCELKKQLEDLLEKKFIRPSVSPWGAPVLLVKKKDGSMRLCIDYRQLNKVTIKNKYPLPRIYDLMDQLVGACVLLSLCQS